Proteins co-encoded in one Megalops cyprinoides isolate fMegCyp1 chromosome 1, fMegCyp1.pri, whole genome shotgun sequence genomic window:
- the si:dkey-246e1.3 gene encoding uncharacterized protein si:dkey-246e1.3, translated as MNGSAAASTVALGFNRTAVLGTAEREMNDAVHEFKVFNITITSLALCILTFTGVFCSISYHTRRRQRKQARVYESAVGRDRPEEAVAVRTLTRTPSLRNPFSLLRRQDAARDGAGIYFIYSNPIAAAATEGEDSPTPPVGEGDRAGGPSCQGHAGDAASSGIILDPSTFYMQL; from the exons ATGAACGGGAGCGCTGCCGCCTCTACGGTCGCCCTCGGTTTCAACAGGACCGCCGTTCTGGGGACAGCCGAGAGAGAAATGAACGACGCGGTCCATG AGTTCAAAGTGTTCAACATAACCATTACCTCACTGGCGCTGTGCATTCTCACCTTCACTGGGGTCTTCTGCAGCATCTCTTACCACACCCGGAGGAG gcAGAGGAAGCAGGCCCGGGTATACGAGAGCGCGGTCGGTCGTGACCGGCCGGAGGAAGCCGTGGCGGTGCGGACGCTGACGAGGACGCCGAGCCTGCGAAACCCGTTCTCCCTGCTCCGCCGGCAGGACGCGGCCCGGGACGGCGCAGGGATTTACTTCATATACAGCAACCCCATCGCCGCCGCTGCCACCGAAGGCGAGGACTCACCGACGCCGCCCGTGGGGGAGGGGGACCGGGCCGGGGGGCCGTCGTGCCAGGGCCACGCCGGGGACGCCGCCAGCAGCGGCATCATCCTCGACCCATCCACCTTTTACATGCAGCTGTGA